Proteins encoded together in one Bacteroides ovatus window:
- a CDS encoding GH92 family glycosyl hydrolase, whose translation MYKATANLLIVCFLCWMTGCSSTNTVSEDWVPTDYVNPFIGASTSVGAAGVYHGLGKTFPGATTPYGMVQVSPNTITGGDNGSGYSDEHKTIEGFAFTQMSGVGWFGDLGNFLVMPTTGELYKVAGKENNDSIKGYRSAYNKATETAKAGYYSVELTDYHIKVESSATPHCGILHFTYPSSDQSRIQIDLARRVGGTSTSQYIKVVDDYTIQGWMKCTPDGGGWGNGEGKADYTVYYYAQFSKPLTNYGFWSADIPEHWVRKRDEVVSIPYLTRVSQAPVIKDKKELTGKHLGFFTEFPTKEGETVEMKVGISFVDMEGAANNFEQEIASKNFGQVKQEATELWNKELNRVRISGGTDDEKTIFYTAMYHTMIDPRIYTDVDGRYVGGDYKIHTADSTFTKRTIFSGWDVFRSQFPLQTIINPRLVSDELNSLITMADQSGREYYERWELLNSYSGCMLGNPALSVLADAYIKGIRTYDAEKAYRYAVNTSRRFGNDSLGYAPEPLSISTTLEYAYTDWCISQLAKAMGKEDDAKCFYEKGQAYHHIFDKEKGWFRPRKADGTWVEWPENARLKEWYGCIEANSYQQGWFVPHDVTGMVNLMGGKEKVIADLTDFFNKTPSNMLWNEYYNHANEPVHFVPFLFNQLEVPWYTQKWTRYTCEKAYANKVEGIVGNEDVGQMSAWYVLAASGIHPSCPGNTRMEITSPVFDKVEFNLDPSYYTGKKFTVIAHNNSINNVYIQKALLNGQEYNKCYLDFADIAAGGTLELFMGDKPNVEWGL comes from the coding sequence ATGTATAAAGCGACTGCTAATCTTTTAATTGTTTGCTTTTTGTGTTGGATGACGGGTTGCTCATCAACCAATACCGTATCGGAAGATTGGGTTCCGACCGATTATGTAAACCCGTTTATTGGTGCCAGTACTAGTGTAGGGGCTGCCGGTGTTTATCACGGATTAGGTAAAACTTTTCCCGGAGCTACGACTCCGTATGGTATGGTACAGGTTAGTCCTAATACAATAACGGGAGGTGATAACGGTTCCGGATACAGTGATGAACATAAGACAATCGAAGGATTTGCCTTTACCCAGATGAGTGGTGTGGGATGGTTTGGTGATTTGGGCAATTTTCTTGTGATGCCTACAACTGGTGAATTATATAAAGTGGCAGGTAAAGAGAATAATGATAGTATAAAAGGATATCGTTCGGCTTATAACAAAGCCACTGAAACGGCTAAGGCCGGATATTATTCGGTAGAATTGACTGATTATCATATCAAAGTAGAAAGTAGCGCGACACCACACTGTGGAATTTTACATTTTACTTATCCTTCTAGTGACCAATCGCGTATTCAGATTGATTTAGCTCGTAGAGTAGGGGGAACATCTACTTCACAGTATATTAAAGTTGTAGATGATTACACTATTCAAGGATGGATGAAGTGTACACCTGATGGTGGTGGATGGGGTAATGGTGAAGGAAAAGCCGATTATACCGTTTATTATTATGCACAATTTAGTAAACCTTTGACTAATTATGGCTTTTGGAGTGCAGATATTCCCGAACATTGGGTTCGGAAACGTGATGAAGTAGTGAGTATTCCTTATTTGACTCGTGTATCACAAGCTCCGGTTATAAAAGACAAGAAAGAACTGACGGGTAAACATCTGGGCTTTTTTACTGAATTTCCAACGAAGGAGGGAGAGACTGTAGAGATGAAAGTTGGTATCTCTTTTGTTGATATGGAGGGTGCTGCAAATAACTTTGAACAAGAAATAGCCTCTAAAAATTTTGGACAAGTAAAGCAGGAAGCTACTGAATTGTGGAACAAAGAACTTAATCGTGTCCGGATATCCGGTGGTACGGATGATGAAAAAACGATATTCTATACTGCCATGTATCATACGATGATTGATCCTCGTATCTATACAGATGTAGACGGACGTTATGTAGGTGGTGATTATAAAATACATACGGCTGACAGCACTTTTACAAAACGTACTATATTCAGTGGATGGGATGTATTTCGTAGTCAGTTTCCTTTGCAGACTATAATTAATCCGCGTTTAGTAAGTGATGAACTGAACTCATTGATTACTATGGCAGATCAGAGTGGGCGCGAATACTATGAACGTTGGGAATTGCTGAATTCCTATTCCGGCTGTATGTTGGGAAATCCTGCTTTGTCTGTTTTGGCGGATGCTTATATCAAAGGGATTCGTACGTATGATGCAGAGAAAGCATATCGTTATGCCGTTAACACATCCCGTCGTTTTGGTAATGATTCATTGGGGTATGCTCCGGAACCATTGAGTATTTCAACCACTTTGGAGTATGCTTATACTGATTGGTGTATATCTCAATTAGCGAAAGCTATGGGGAAAGAAGATGATGCCAAATGTTTCTATGAAAAGGGACAGGCATATCATCATATTTTTGATAAAGAAAAGGGGTGGTTCCGTCCCCGTAAAGCAGATGGAACATGGGTAGAATGGCCGGAGAATGCACGTCTTAAAGAATGGTATGGGTGTATAGAAGCAAACTCTTATCAGCAAGGTTGGTTTGTACCTCACGATGTTACGGGAATGGTGAATTTGATGGGTGGTAAGGAGAAAGTTATTGCGGATTTAACAGATTTCTTTAATAAAACTCCTTCTAATATGCTGTGGAATGAATATTATAATCATGCGAATGAACCTGTGCACTTCGTTCCTTTTTTGTTCAATCAGCTTGAAGTTCCCTGGTATACTCAAAAATGGACACGCTATACATGTGAAAAGGCTTATGCAAACAAAGTTGAAGGAATTGTTGGCAATGAAGATGTAGGTCAGATGTCAGCGTGGTATGTGTTGGCTGCTTCCGGTATTCATCCTTCCTGTCCGGGAAATACACGTATGGAGATTACAAGTCCGGTTTTTGATAAAGTAGAGTTCAATCTTGATCCCAGCTATTATACTGGTAAGAAATTCACGGTGATAGCTCATAATAACAGCATAAATAACGTCTATATACAAAAGGCCTTGTTGAACGGTCAGGAATACAATAAATGTTATCTTGATTTTGCGGACATTGCAGCCGGAGGTACATTGGAGCTGTTTATGGGTGATAAACCTAATGTTGAGTGGGGACTTTGA